The following are encoded together in the Candidatus Binatia bacterium genome:
- a CDS encoding C1 family peptidase — protein sequence MTPRKIARYGWVPDLPDYRDHLYAAPVARLAALPAKVNLRAQCPKVVYDQGQLGSCTANAIAAAIEFDLLKQKIAKPFTPSRLFIYYNERAMEGAVNEDSGAQIRDGVKSVNHLGAPPEALWPYSDQNPGPFQQKPPASVRTAAAKRKVTAYQRVACVLAQMKGCLAAGYPFVFGFTVYASFESPQVAKTGQVPMPGPKEGVLGGHAVLAVGYDDSVQRFIVRNSWGPKWGIKGYFTMPYTYLLEPNLADDFWTIRMVAD from the coding sequence ATGACACCGCGAAAAATCGCTCGGTACGGCTGGGTGCCGGATCTGCCCGACTACCGTGATCACCTCTACGCCGCGCCGGTCGCGCGGCTTGCTGCGCTTCCAGCGAAGGTGAATCTGCGGGCGCAGTGTCCGAAAGTCGTATACGACCAGGGACAACTCGGGAGCTGCACGGCCAACGCGATCGCCGCGGCCATCGAGTTCGATCTGCTCAAGCAGAAGATCGCAAAGCCGTTTACACCTTCACGGCTCTTTATCTACTACAACGAGCGGGCGATGGAGGGTGCGGTGAACGAGGACTCGGGCGCTCAGATTCGTGACGGGGTGAAGAGCGTCAATCACCTCGGCGCGCCGCCCGAAGCACTGTGGCCGTACAGCGACCAGAACCCGGGCCCGTTTCAGCAGAAGCCTCCCGCCTCAGTGCGTACCGCGGCCGCCAAGCGCAAGGTGACCGCGTACCAGCGGGTCGCTTGCGTGCTCGCGCAAATGAAGGGATGCCTCGCAGCCGGGTACCCGTTTGTCTTCGGCTTCACGGTCTACGCCAGCTTCGAGAGTCCGCAGGTCGCCAAGACCGGCCAGGTTCCCATGCCTGGGCCAAAGGAGGGCGTACTGGGCGGGCACGCGGTCCTCGCCGTGGGCTACGATGACTCTGTCCAGCGCTTCATCGTGCGGAACTCATGGGGCCCGAAGTGGGGCATCAAGGGTTACTTCACGATGCCCTATACGTATTTGCTCGAGCCGAACCTTGCCGATGATTTCTGGACCATTCGCATGGTCGCTGACTAA
- a CDS encoding glucose 1-dehydrogenase: MTGRLKRKVAIVVGAGSTPGESLGNGRATAMLFARQGASVMLVDRDGESATATQRMIEAEGGESFVFTGDVTRADVCEQMVAACVKQYGRIDILHNNVGIGVLGGPVEVTEEDWDRVLSVNLKSVFLTCKHVLPHMERQGSGVIINISSMGAVRYSDAYPLAAYSASKGGVNALTRAIAMQYAAKGIRANAIMPGLIRTPMAVDEPARRYGLDKEQFARMREQAVPMQHMGEAWDVAYAALFLASDEAKFITGVVLPVDGGMSCKG; encoded by the coding sequence ATGACCGGTCGATTGAAGCGCAAGGTGGCCATCGTCGTCGGCGCCGGGTCGACGCCTGGGGAATCGCTCGGCAACGGGAGGGCCACGGCCATGCTCTTTGCTCGCCAGGGCGCATCAGTCATGCTGGTCGATCGGGATGGCGAGTCCGCCACGGCGACACAGCGCATGATCGAGGCGGAAGGCGGCGAGTCGTTCGTCTTCACAGGAGACGTGACTCGTGCCGACGTCTGCGAGCAGATGGTCGCGGCATGCGTCAAGCAGTACGGCAGAATCGACATCCTCCATAACAACGTCGGCATCGGCGTCTTGGGTGGTCCGGTGGAAGTCACCGAAGAGGACTGGGACCGGGTCCTCTCGGTGAACCTCAAGTCGGTCTTCCTGACCTGCAAGCACGTTCTGCCGCACATGGAACGCCAGGGAAGCGGCGTCATCATCAACATCTCCTCGATGGGGGCGGTACGCTACTCCGACGCCTATCCGCTCGCTGCCTACAGCGCCTCGAAGGGGGGAGTGAACGCGCTCACGCGCGCCATCGCCATGCAGTACGCGGCCAAGGGCATCCGCGCCAATGCGATCATGCCCGGGCTGATCCGCACGCCGATGGCGGTGGACGAGCCCGCCCGCCGCTACGGTCTCGACAAGGAGCAGTTCGCCCGCATGCGCGAGCAGGCCGTCCCAATGCAGCACATGGGCGAGGCGTGGGACGTGGCCTACGCGGCGCTCTTCTTGGCTTCGGACGAAGCCAAGTTCATCACCGGCGTCGTGCTGCCCGTAGACGGCGGCATGTCCTGTAAGGGGTGA
- a CDS encoding protease inhibitor I42 family protein, producing the protein MRRRTRKLALDYETPPRVRIAVAVPFIFLLILWSPPGCGFLRPAPGGHATTVMEPLNESANGREIHLTRGETFEVRLQERPTTGFRWRLMSDGAPACVLVGDAFEAPTSSAPGSPGQHSWRFRVERAGQAIIELAALRPWDQDASPARVFRLTVTVAD; encoded by the coding sequence GTGCGCCGTCGAACCCGGAAGCTGGCGCTGGATTATGAGACGCCGCCCCGCGTCCGAATTGCGGTGGCGGTCCCGTTCATCTTCTTACTCATCCTCTGGTCCCCGCCCGGCTGCGGATTCCTGCGGCCGGCACCCGGAGGGCACGCCACGACCGTAATGGAGCCACTCAACGAAAGCGCCAACGGGCGCGAGATCCACCTGACGCGCGGCGAGACGTTCGAAGTCCGCCTTCAAGAGCGTCCGACGACCGGCTTTCGGTGGCGGCTCATGTCCGACGGGGCACCGGCGTGTGTGTTGGTCGGCGATGCGTTCGAAGCACCGACGAGCAGCGCGCCCGGCAGTCCGGGCCAACATTCTTGGAGGTTCCGGGTCGAACGCGCGGGGCAGGCGATCATCGAGCTGGCTGCGCTGCGCCCGTGGGACCAGGACGCGTCACCCGCGAGAGTTTTTCGCCTAACCGTCACCGTCGCGGATTGA